One region of Skermanella mucosa genomic DNA includes:
- a CDS encoding regulatory protein RecX — protein MSSTPGSTPPGRRQQKPVTAQYLENAALYYLQRFASSSANLRRVLMGKVERSARAHGTDRAEGAALVEALIERYQRSGLLDDKAYAEMKATSLHRRGTSTRAIREKLSLKGVGGDEIAAALESVDEETPGDTELAAAVALARRRRLGPFRRTGREEHRDKDMAALGRAGFGYQIARKVVDAEDPDAIQTED, from the coding sequence ATGTCCTCCACCCCGGGTTCCACCCCGCCGGGACGGCGGCAGCAGAAGCCGGTCACCGCCCAATACCTGGAGAACGCGGCGCTCTACTATCTCCAGCGTTTCGCCAGCTCGTCGGCCAACCTTCGCCGGGTCCTGATGGGCAAGGTGGAACGGTCGGCGCGTGCCCATGGGACCGACCGGGCCGAGGGCGCCGCCCTGGTCGAGGCGCTGATCGAGCGTTACCAGCGCAGCGGGCTGCTGGATGACAAGGCCTATGCCGAGATGAAGGCGACCAGCCTGCACCGGCGCGGCACCTCGACGCGGGCGATCCGCGAGAAGCTGTCGCTGAAAGGCGTCGGCGGCGACGAGATCGCGGCCGCTCTGGAAAGCGTCGACGAGGAAACCCCCGGCGATACCGAGCTGGCGGCGGCGGTGGCGCTGGCCCGGCGGCGGCGGCTCGGCCCGTTCCGCCGGACCGGCCGCGAGGAACACCGGGACAAGGACATGGCGGCGCTGGGCCGCGCCGGCTTCGGCTACCAGATCGCCCGAAAGGTTGTGGATGCGGAAGATCCCGATGCCATTCAGACGGAAGATTAA
- a CDS encoding response regulator — protein MAREDGIPTDMPSDVRVVVAEDDRGTRLVLRGLLRSLGVRDFAECANGAEAFVQIQRSAPDILISDWEMPEVSGIALTRLVRNHPDSPNPLMPVIMLTSHSNHQLVERARDAGVTAFLAKPVSRKALAARLEAAVHRSRCYVLTRRFFGPDRRRAQAGAASAAKPLAVGQFPGQPPGQPPEGRSQPPNADLDAAGDAFLIDPAPLAAAAGMPPGLVRPSPLSRAILTRVRAKRIDLVAADRSRLEIVRDGLLKSGNPERLAAVLIDTVDQIRQSVGLSHPLVQRVWSSLAAIRDRVDPADVRSLDILHLHAHTIERLLDLAGQPDRRLAETTVAELETAVAKLFPPLRA, from the coding sequence ATGGCCCGCGAAGACGGCATTCCCACCGACATGCCGTCGGACGTTCGCGTGGTCGTGGCGGAGGATGACCGGGGCACCCGCCTGGTCCTGCGCGGCTTGCTGAGGTCGCTCGGCGTCCGGGACTTCGCGGAATGCGCCAACGGGGCGGAGGCCTTCGTGCAGATCCAGCGCTCCGCGCCGGACATCCTGATCTCCGACTGGGAAATGCCGGAGGTCTCGGGTATCGCCCTGACGCGGCTGGTACGCAACCATCCCGACAGCCCCAATCCCCTGATGCCGGTGATCATGCTGACCAGCCACAGCAACCACCAGTTGGTCGAACGGGCGCGCGACGCCGGGGTGACCGCCTTCCTGGCGAAGCCGGTATCGCGCAAGGCGCTGGCCGCCCGACTGGAGGCGGCGGTCCACCGGTCGCGCTGCTACGTGCTGACCCGCCGGTTCTTCGGCCCCGACCGCCGCCGCGCCCAGGCCGGGGCGGCATCGGCGGCGAAGCCGCTCGCGGTTGGCCAATTTCCGGGCCAGCCTCCGGGCCAGCCTCCTGAGGGAAGGAGCCAGCCGCCGAACGCCGACCTGGACGCGGCGGGCGACGCTTTCCTGATCGATCCGGCGCCGCTGGCCGCCGCGGCCGGCATGCCGCCGGGGCTGGTGCGGCCGTCGCCGCTGTCCCGGGCGATCCTCACCCGCGTGCGCGCCAAGCGGATCGACCTGGTGGCCGCCGACCGGAGCCGGCTTGAGATCGTCCGCGACGGCCTGCTGAAGAGCGGCAACCCGGAGCGGCTGGCCGCCGTGCTGATCGACACCGTGGACCAGATCCGCCAGAGCGTCGGCCTCAGCCACCCTCTGGTGCAGCGGGTCTGGTCCTCCCTGGCGGCGATCCGCGACCGGGTGGACCCTGCCGACGTCCGCTCGCTCGACATCCTGCACCTGCATGCCCACACGATCGAACGCCTGCTGGATTTGGCCGGCCAGCCGGACCGCCGCCTCGCGGAGACGACGGTGGCCGAACTGGAAACGGCGGTCGCCAAGCTGTTCCCCCCGCTGCGGGCATGA